The Oncorhynchus clarkii lewisi isolate Uvic-CL-2024 chromosome 31, UVic_Ocla_1.0, whole genome shotgun sequence genome includes the window cctactACAGAGTACAGACCTACTACagagtacaggcctactaaagagtacaggcctactaaagAGAGTACAGgtctactaaagagtacaggtctactaaagagtacaggcctactaaagagtacaggcctactaaagagtacaggcctactaaagagtacagacctactaaagagtacaggcctactaaagagtacaggcctactaaagagtacaggcctactaaagagtacaggcctactaaagagtacaggcctactacagagtacaggcctactaaagagtacagacctactaaagagtacagacctactaaagagtacagacctactacagagtacaggcctactaaagagtacagacctactacagagtacaggcctactaaagagtacaggcctactaaagagtacaggcctactacagagtacaggcctactaaagagtacagacctactaaagagtacagacctactaaagagtacagacctactacagagtacaggcctactaaagagtacaggcctactaaagagtacaggcctactacagagtacaggcctactaaagTGTACAGGCCTACTAGAGAGTACAGGCCTACTAGAGAGTACAGGCCCactaaagagtacaggcctactaaagagtacagacctactaaagagtacagacctactaaagagtacaggcctactaaagagtacaggcctactaaagagtacaggcctactaaagagtacaggcctactaaagagtacagacctactaaagagtacaggcctactaaagagtacaggcctactaaagagtacaggcctactaaagagtacaggcctactaaagagtacaggcctactaaagagtacagagtacctactaaagagtacaggcctactaaagagtacaggcctactaaagAGTATAGgactactaaagagtacaggcctactaaagagtacagaccTACTACAGAGTACAGACCTACTACagagtacaggcctactaaagagtacaggcctactaaagagtacaggtcTACTAAAGAGGACAgacctactaaagagtacaggcctactaaagagtacaggtctactaaagagtacagacctactaaagagtacagacctactaaagagtacagacctactacagagtacaggcctactaaagagtacaggcctactaaagagtacaggcctactaaagagtacaggcctactaaagagtacaggtcTACTAAAGagagtacaggcctactaaagagtacagaccTACTACAGAGTACAGACCTACTACagagtacaggcctactaaagagtacaggcctactaaagagtacaggcctactaaagagtacaggcctactaaagagtacaggcctactaaagagtacagaccTACTACAGAGTACAGACCTACTACagagtacaggcctactaaagagtacagacctactaaagagtacagaccTACTAGAGAGTACAGGCCTACTACAGAGTACAGGCCCACTAAAGTGTACAGGCCTACTAGagagtacaggcctactaaagagtacagacctactacagagtacaggcctactaaagagtacagacctactaaagagtacagaccTACTAGAGAGTACAGGCCTACTACAGAGTACAGGCCCactaaagagtacaggcctactaaagTGTACAGGCCTACTAAAGAGAGTACAagcctactaaagagtacaggcctactacagagtacaggcctactacagagtacaggcctactacagagtacaggcctactacagagtacaggcctactacagagtacaggcctactaaagagtacaggtcTACTAAAGAGAGTACAGGTCTACTAAAGagagtacaggcctactaaagagtacaggcctactaaagagtacaggcctactaaagAGAGTACAGgtctactaaagagtacaggcctactaaagagtacaggcctactaaagagtacaggtgTACTAAAGAGTATaggcctactaaagagtacagaccTACTAGAGAGTACAGGCCTACTACAGAGTACAGGCCCactaaagagtacaggcctactaaagTGTACAGGCCTACTAGagagtacaggcctactaaagagtacagacctactacagagtacaggcctactaaagagtacagaccTACTAGAGAGTACAGGCCTACTACAGAGTACAGGCCCACTAGagagtacaggcctactaaagagtacaggcctactaaagAGAGTACAGGTGTACTAAAGAGTATaggcctactaaagagtacaggtctactaaagagtacaggcctactaaagagtacaggcgtactaaagagtacaggcctactACAGAGTACAGACCTACTACAGAGTACAGGCCTGCTAAAGAGTACAGGCCTAATAAAGagagtacaggcctactaaagagtacaggcctGCTAAAGAGTACAGGCCTAATAAAGagagtacaggcctactaaagagtacaggcctactaaagagtacaggcctGCTACAGAGTACAGGCCTAATAAAGAGAGTACAGGCCTAATAAAGagagtacaggcctactaaagagtacaggcctaATACAGAGAGTACAGGCCTAATAAAGAGAGTACAGGCCTGCTACAGAGTACAGGCCTGCTACagagtacaggcctactaaagagtacaggcctactaaagagagtacaggcctactaaagagtacaggcaTAATAAAGagagtacaggcctactaaagagagtacaggcctactaaagagagtacaggcctactaaagagagtacaggcctactaaagagtacaggcctactaaagagtacaggcctactaaagagagtacaggcctactaaagagagtacaggcctactaaagagtataggcctactaaagagtacagacctactaaagagtacaggcctactaaagagtacaggcctattaaagagtacaggcctactaaagagtacaggtctactaaagagtacaggcctactaaagagtacagaccTACTAAAGAGTACATTTCTACTAAacacaccgatcctgtagaggtttttaAAACAtgcactttccatgacagactgaccaggtgaatccaggtgaaagctatgatgccttattgatgtcacctgttaaatccacatcaaccaatgtagatgaaggggaggagacaggttaaagtaggatttttaagccttgaaacaattgagacatggagtgtgtatgcctgccattcagagggtgaatggacaagacaaaatattttagtgcctttgaacggggtatggtagtaggtgccaggcacacccgtttgtgccaagaactgcaacactgctggggttttcatgctcaacagtttcccgtgtgtatcatgaatggaagcattggggtcaacatgggcgagcagcatccctgtggaatgctttcaataCCTTGCAGATTCCGTGCCCTGACGAAATGAAACAGTTGTAAGGGCAAAGGGGGAGTGGTGCAACTCATTataaggaaggtgttcctaatgtgtgGTATTCTCAGTGTATTTGACTCATCCAAGCCAGCCCTTAAAGAGCAAACAAGATAATATGTTGGAAATGGCCGACATGCATTGCAACATATGAGCTATTTAAAGATAATTACTGTGACAAGTAGGCCTAAGTATTCGTGCACTGCCACCATCATGGATTGAAAGAAAGCCTTCGCATGTGCAGACAACGGGCTGCGCACTCATTACAATGGCCACTTGTTGCGGAATGATACCTGTCCATGGTGCGGAAGTGACGCCCACTCACCCAGTCCAATCACTGTACCCCCATAGGGCAGCTCAACTTCACAACGTGGAATAATAGCTAGTGATTGACAATTGAGACATTATTAATTTGCATAGATAAATAATGGGGAGCAAAGAAACATAAGGTGTGGGTATTTTCTTTTAGCAAATAATATAATTCATGGTTTTTAAATATTCACCTGATAAGTTTAAGCATTTGCAAATCCCCTAATTAAATTCAACGTCATATGTTATCATCGCCTATTAGGCTACTTTGCAGAATGTTCTTCTATTTTCTTAATGTCATTCAGAATGTAGGTTAATCTACTCTACGTCACACGTTTTCAAATGTCATTTTCCTTTAAGATAATGATGTAAGACGTAACTCCCcataatgttttttttccccgCGCAACCGCTGGAGAATCCTCATGTTAACCTTCTTCACTCCAGTGCCAGCCTGGCGGttacttctcttctcctctctgcatAGCAGTTTGGAGACGGAGAGATGGGCGCGCGCTTCACTGGCGTCCAGATTCCCATCTTCACTTTAAGAAAATAACTGCACGCGCATGGCAATTTCAGCACGGTCTCGGTGAACAGCGAACGTGCAGTTGCTTCCGGCAAATGAAGTTACATTGGACCATTAAAATAAACAGGGACAGGAGCTTGCCTTGCAGAATCAAAGAAGTTTGACATTTTTATCCAGAACGGACTGAAGTACAGAGGTGTTGAATCATTTGTTCAATTGATGATGGAATAATAGTGATTTCACTTTGATTTCACTGTAGGATTATATCAATGGACTCACAGCAATAGGACATAGCAATGGACGTGAGTAAAATGATGCATGCATTGGATGCGCTGATCGATTTCATTCAACAGAAGACTTGCACGATCGGCAGGCATTTCACGCGCGGCTTAATTAACTGAGGCACCtgagttattttttttttacagcactTGTCTTGAATAATGTTGGGGAGGTTTGTAAATGGTGGTCAACGGTGTCCTTGGTATGTATACCTAATCAGCACACAGAAGACATGCTATTCCATCCCATATAGATTGAAAACTTTTTCGGAAACATCTGCGCGCCTAACGGTGACCGGGATTTGGTTTTGtgcatgaataaaaaaaaaatggcacTGATTGAGAATTGTAAAACCCAGCAGGCAAAAGAAACAGGGTCGGTGCAAAACCCGCCGTCTGATGTTATTGAACTAAACGTAGGAGGTCAGGTATACTATACTCGTCTCCATACTTTAACAAGCATCCCCAATTCCTTACTGGGACGGTTATTCTCCACCAAGAAGGGGTCCTCGAATGATTTGGCACGGGACCTCCGGGGACGTTATTTTATCGACAGAGATGGTTTTCTGTTCCGATATGTATTGGATTATCTGAGAGATAAGCAGGTCGTTCTACCGGACCACTTCCCAGAGAAAGGGAGGTTAAAACGGGAAGCGGAATACTTTGAACTCCCCAAACTGGTCAAACTGTTGGCGTCCGAGGAATCTAAACAGTTTGAGGACGACCCTTTTCACAGTGATTTCGACGACGCGTCGCTAGGCAGCGACCAGAGGATATATTCCTCCTACTCTCTGGACCGGAGGTATGGATACATAACCGTCGGTTTCAAAGGCACGTGTGCGGCACCGGGAGGCAAGGA containing:
- the LOC139390634 gene encoding BTB/POZ domain-containing protein KCTD16a; the protein is MNKKKMALIENCKTQQAKETGSVQNPPSDVIELNVGGQVYYTRLHTLTSIPNSLLGRLFSTKKGSSNDLARDLRGRYFIDRDGFLFRYVLDYLRDKQVVLPDHFPEKGRLKREAEYFELPKLVKLLASEESKQFEDDPFHSDFDDASLGSDQRIYSSYSLDRRYGYITVGFKGTCAAPGGKDSQTDPKSPKAVPRIFISGRIGLAKEVFGNTLNESRDADRPADRYTSRFFLRFRHLERAFDMLSESGFHIVACNSSITASSISHYAPEKVWSNFTQYVFYRK